Proteins found in one Candidatus Palauibacter scopulicola genomic segment:
- a CDS encoding TonB-dependent receptor: protein MLLAAVIAFGALPGAAWAQGRIAGSVTDDARGAPLAAVLIEILDAQGTVAAQATTGPGGTYAIDGVSAGSYSVRFTAPGWVTVVMESQAVAAGQSTSVSTTMTQQSFELNPLTVTASRTYEKALEAPAAVEVVSTRDLEERQVTSPIEHVEHQPGVDVARTGIRGRTAVLRGFNNIFSGRTLFMTDNRIARVPSLRVNIFYLNPTSDLDTEQVETVLGPGSALYGPNAAGGVVHYITKSPIRSPGASFSVGGGLRQQGNTPGIGSGPIQGEDAGLFQFDGRIAVAPSDKFGFKISGQYFDATEYAFNDLVEAQAQGAGQACIGAGFDPTSPACQVFAPGLDLTNPADREVLAQSARNAAMGRDDGHRNWGVDARMDFEPSPGTSLVLAAGRNTAAEATELTGLGASNVTNWSVTYGQARLRHQDLFAQLFYNYNTNDETYLLRQGRPLFDNSSLLVGQLQYQSRIGSAHRLIYGVDYLGTNPDSKGTINGQFENDDETTEVGGYLQWEWALSPKFDFTGAFRYDYSSNLADPVFSPRAALVFKPDASNSFRLTLNRAFSTPTSTNQFLDISGGTIPVPGTPFFYDLRATGSAGNGHMYMRQNGIPMHMSPFNVLRGGSPREFLPTTTAQLWATATELIAALLPQAAPLVPLIPVPSADQVGVLALLLDTEVAGGGAPPPGCVAPPFCEAVDLANLQDIEALGPTVSNTFEFGYKGVFGDNVSVGANAWFTRYDSYIAPLRLLSPHVFLNGPQLGAYLSNVFRQLVGVAFATEAEALATAQFIADQAGQIPLGAVTPTSAGGTAAAMVAGYQDAGGFDVFGGELGAGFALSDRFEMATSLSFINRNTFETAGELLSEVSLNSPTVRGTASLTYRNDDAGLNGGLRFRAQNGYPFNSGPWVGDLEAVTTLDANFGVRVPGYEDLWFQVDVSNVFDQAYQSMAGAPAIGRVILARMRWDFSPF from the coding sequence TTGCTTCTGGCAGCGGTCATCGCGTTCGGGGCTCTCCCCGGCGCCGCGTGGGCGCAGGGTCGAATCGCAGGATCGGTCACGGATGACGCCAGGGGCGCGCCCCTGGCGGCCGTGCTGATCGAGATCCTGGACGCGCAGGGCACGGTGGCGGCGCAGGCCACGACGGGCCCGGGCGGCACCTACGCCATCGACGGTGTGTCGGCGGGCTCGTATTCGGTCCGGTTCACCGCGCCGGGCTGGGTGACCGTCGTCATGGAGTCGCAGGCCGTCGCCGCCGGCCAGTCGACGTCGGTATCGACGACCATGACGCAGCAGTCATTCGAACTCAATCCGCTTACGGTCACCGCCTCCCGCACGTACGAGAAGGCGCTGGAGGCGCCGGCCGCGGTGGAGGTCGTCTCGACGCGGGACCTCGAAGAACGCCAGGTGACCTCTCCCATCGAGCACGTCGAGCACCAGCCCGGCGTGGACGTGGCGCGCACGGGAATCCGCGGCCGCACCGCCGTATTGCGCGGCTTCAACAACATCTTCTCCGGCCGCACTCTGTTCATGACGGACAACCGGATCGCGCGCGTGCCGTCGCTGCGGGTGAACATCTTCTACCTGAACCCGACGTCGGACCTCGACACGGAGCAGGTCGAGACCGTGCTGGGCCCGGGATCGGCGCTCTACGGGCCGAACGCGGCGGGCGGCGTCGTCCACTACATCACGAAGTCTCCCATTCGCTCGCCGGGCGCCAGCTTCTCGGTGGGCGGCGGCCTCCGGCAGCAGGGCAACACGCCGGGGATCGGCAGCGGCCCGATCCAGGGCGAGGACGCCGGGCTGTTCCAGTTCGACGGGCGCATCGCGGTGGCCCCGAGCGACAAGTTCGGGTTCAAGATCTCGGGGCAGTACTTCGACGCGACCGAATACGCCTTCAACGACTTGGTCGAGGCCCAGGCGCAGGGCGCGGGACAGGCCTGCATCGGAGCCGGCTTCGATCCGACCTCCCCGGCCTGCCAGGTGTTCGCGCCGGGACTCGATCTGACGAACCCGGCGGATCGGGAGGTGCTGGCCCAGTCCGCCCGGAATGCGGCGATGGGGCGCGATGACGGGCACCGGAACTGGGGCGTGGACGCTCGGATGGACTTCGAACCGTCGCCGGGGACGTCGCTCGTCCTCGCCGCGGGGCGCAACACCGCCGCCGAGGCGACGGAACTCACCGGGCTGGGCGCGTCCAACGTCACCAACTGGAGCGTCACGTACGGACAGGCCCGTCTCCGGCACCAGGATCTGTTCGCGCAGTTGTTCTACAACTACAACACGAACGACGAGACCTACCTCCTTCGCCAGGGCCGTCCGCTCTTCGACAACTCTTCCCTGCTCGTGGGGCAACTCCAGTACCAATCGCGGATCGGCTCGGCGCACCGGCTCATCTACGGGGTCGACTACCTCGGGACGAACCCGGACAGCAAGGGGACGATCAACGGTCAGTTCGAGAACGACGACGAGACGACCGAGGTCGGCGGCTACCTCCAGTGGGAGTGGGCGCTGAGTCCGAAGTTCGACTTCACGGGCGCCTTCAGGTACGACTACAGCAGCAACCTCGCGGATCCCGTCTTCTCGCCCCGCGCGGCGCTGGTCTTCAAGCCGGACGCTTCGAACTCGTTCCGGCTGACCCTGAACCGGGCGTTCTCGACTCCGACGTCTACAAACCAGTTCCTGGACATCTCGGGCGGGACGATCCCGGTCCCCGGCACGCCGTTCTTCTACGACCTGCGGGCCACGGGATCCGCGGGCAACGGACACATGTACATGCGGCAGAACGGGATCCCGATGCATATGTCGCCGTTCAACGTGCTGCGCGGCGGGAGCCCTCGCGAGTTCCTGCCGACGACCACGGCGCAGTTGTGGGCCACGGCCACGGAGCTGATCGCCGCCCTCCTTCCGCAGGCCGCCCCGCTGGTACCCTTGATTCCCGTCCCCTCGGCGGACCAGGTGGGCGTCTTGGCGCTGCTGCTCGATACGGAGGTCGCGGGCGGTGGCGCGCCGCCGCCGGGCTGCGTGGCGCCCCCATTCTGCGAAGCCGTCGACCTCGCGAACCTCCAGGATATCGAGGCGCTGGGGCCGACGGTCAGCAACACGTTCGAGTTCGGGTACAAGGGAGTGTTCGGAGACAACGTGTCCGTCGGAGCCAACGCCTGGTTCACCCGCTACGACAGCTACATCGCGCCCCTCCGGTTGCTCTCCCCGCACGTTTTCCTCAACGGACCGCAGCTCGGGGCATATCTCTCCAACGTGTTCCGGCAGCTCGTCGGCGTGGCGTTCGCAACCGAGGCGGAGGCGCTGGCGACGGCGCAGTTCATCGCGGACCAGGCGGGGCAGATTCCGCTGGGCGCCGTGACACCGACGAGCGCCGGCGGCACCGCCGCGGCGATGGTGGCCGGATACCAGGATGCCGGCGGGTTCGACGTCTTCGGAGGGGAACTGGGGGCCGGCTTCGCCCTGAGCGACCGTTTCGAGATGGCCACATCGCTGTCGTTCATCAACCGGAACACCTTCGAGACCGCGGGCGAACTCCTGAGCGAGGTGTCGCTGAACTCGCCGACCGTCCGCGGAACCGCGTCGCTCACGTACCGGAACGACGACGCCGGCCTCAACGGCGGCCTCCGGTTCCGGGCCCAGAACGGCTATCCGTTCAACTCCGGACCGTGGGTGGGCGACCTCGAGGCCGTCACCACGCTGGACGCGAATTTCGGCGTCCGCGTTCCGGGGTACGAGGACCTCTGGTTCCAGGTCGACGTCTCGAACGTGTTCGACCAGGCGTACCAGAGCATGGCGGGGGCGCCGGCGATCGGGCGGGTGATACTCGCCCGGATGCGCTGGGATTTCAGCCCGTTCTGA
- the dut gene encoding dUTP diphosphatase → MSDADGACVIFEKLAEDVRVPTRATEQSAGYDIRAHLTCGPVRVHRGADRETISVTATSTGNGAPSIALEPGDRALVPTGFRARLPDGYEAQIRMRSSLAWKRGLTVPNAPGTVDADYPDEWFVLVLNSAPHPIRIEHGERIAQVVLHRYRVARWEEGPVSISTDRAGGLGSTGKR, encoded by the coding sequence GTGTCCGACGCCGACGGTGCGTGCGTCATCTTCGAGAAGCTGGCGGAAGACGTTCGTGTTCCGACGCGAGCGACGGAGCAGTCGGCCGGTTACGACATCCGGGCGCATCTCACCTGCGGGCCGGTCCGGGTCCATCGGGGGGCCGACCGCGAGACCATCTCCGTGACCGCCACCTCCACCGGGAACGGCGCCCCTTCGATCGCCCTCGAACCCGGCGACCGGGCGCTCGTGCCCACGGGCTTCCGCGCCCGGCTGCCCGACGGCTACGAGGCGCAGATCCGCATGCGGTCGTCGCTCGCGTGGAAGCGCGGGCTCACGGTGCCCAACGCGCCCGGTACCGTGGACGCGGACTATCCGGACGAGTGGTTCGTCCTCGTCCTCAACTCGGCGCCGCACCCCATTCGGATCGAACACGGCGAACGGATCGCCCAGGTCGTCCTCCACAGGTACCGGGTGGCGCGCTGGGAGGAGGGGCCGGTCTCGATCTCGACGGACCGCGCCGGCGGGCTCGGCAGCACCGGCAAACGATAA
- a CDS encoding NADPH-dependent FMN reductase has protein sequence MNHVSLLAIAGSCRRRSFNRALLRAAIARAPEGVEIRDFDPSRLPFYDGDVEAAGDPAEVADFKAAVHAADLVLLVTPEYNGGLPAVLKNAVDWGSRPPRPQAWDGKPVAIMGATPGRLGTALAQRSLRESLAGLNAHVMPQPRVLLSGAGAVFDDDLELADETTGKHLDRFMSAAAEWALRFR, from the coding sequence ATGAATCATGTCTCCCTGCTTGCCATTGCGGGCAGTTGCCGCCGACGATCGTTCAACCGGGCGCTTCTGCGGGCCGCCATCGCGCGGGCGCCGGAAGGCGTCGAGATCAGGGACTTCGACCCGTCGCGGTTGCCGTTCTATGACGGAGACGTGGAGGCCGCGGGCGATCCGGCCGAGGTCGCGGACTTCAAGGCCGCCGTTCACGCGGCGGACCTGGTGCTGCTCGTGACGCCGGAGTACAACGGAGGCCTGCCGGCCGTGCTCAAGAACGCCGTGGACTGGGGGTCGCGACCCCCGCGTCCGCAGGCGTGGGACGGGAAGCCGGTCGCGATCATGGGGGCGACGCCCGGCCGCCTGGGTACGGCGCTGGCCCAGCGCTCCCTGCGCGAGTCGCTCGCGGGGCTGAACGCCCACGTAATGCCGCAGCCGCGGGTTCTGCTCTCGGGGGCGGGCGCCGTGTTCGACGACGATCTCGAACTGGCGGACGAGACAACCGGGAAGCACCTCGACAGATTCATGTCCGCCGCCGCAGAATGGGCACTTAGGTTCCGATAG
- a CDS encoding FAD-binding oxidoreductase, whose amino-acid sequence MRRGYDFAIAGGGVIGASIAFHLAELSDASVALFDRGKVCSGGTRRSCAIIRSHYSVASNTALTLRSLDVFRGFREALGEDDVASGFVNSGYLILAGPGAFADRLADNLARQRGLGADTSPIDPAEARELHPWLDLGDVAAIGWEPASGYADPVTTTLGYVTAARRRGVAVFEHAPVERLRLAPDGGTSASRVTGVTTPGGTVEARCVVSAVGPWTRGLYAHSGLSDAAVEALRLQVTRHVVLTFGGASPYGPELPIVKDLTVDNKMYFRPAARGVVLVGTGDFGDPLEDPDRMNAVAPRDLVSLQRAQIAARMPAFEGARLTDSWMGPYDITPDWNPVLGPAPGLPGLYLAYGFSGHGFKLAPAVGRCVAQSLLGEAPDIDLAPYRPQRFREEALLLGAYGGGSIS is encoded by the coding sequence GTGCGGCGCGGCTACGACTTCGCGATTGCGGGCGGGGGCGTCATCGGCGCCTCCATCGCCTTCCACCTGGCGGAGCTGTCGGACGCCTCGGTCGCCCTCTTCGACCGGGGGAAGGTCTGCAGCGGGGGCACCCGCCGGTCGTGCGCGATCATCCGCAGCCACTACTCGGTGGCGAGCAATACCGCGCTCACGCTCCGTAGTCTCGACGTGTTCCGCGGTTTCCGGGAGGCGCTCGGCGAGGACGACGTGGCGAGCGGCTTCGTGAACTCGGGCTACCTCATCCTCGCGGGGCCCGGAGCGTTCGCCGACCGGCTGGCGGACAATCTCGCCCGGCAGCGGGGGCTGGGCGCGGACACGTCGCCGATCGACCCTGCCGAGGCGCGCGAACTGCACCCCTGGCTCGACCTGGGGGACGTGGCCGCGATCGGCTGGGAACCCGCATCCGGCTACGCGGACCCGGTCACGACAACCCTCGGGTACGTGACGGCCGCGCGGCGGCGCGGGGTCGCGGTGTTCGAGCACGCGCCCGTGGAGCGGCTGCGCCTCGCGCCGGACGGCGGGACCTCCGCGAGTCGCGTGACCGGCGTGACGACGCCCGGCGGAACGGTGGAGGCCCGGTGTGTCGTGAGTGCGGTGGGGCCCTGGACTCGAGGTCTCTACGCCCACTCCGGCTTGTCGGACGCCGCCGTCGAAGCCCTTCGGCTGCAGGTGACGCGACATGTCGTGCTGACGTTCGGTGGCGCATCGCCGTATGGTCCTGAACTTCCCATTGTCAAAGACCTTACGGTCGACAACAAGATGTATTTTCGACCCGCTGCGCGCGGCGTCGTGCTCGTGGGGACGGGAGACTTCGGAGACCCGCTGGAGGATCCCGACCGCATGAACGCGGTGGCTCCGCGCGATCTCGTCTCCCTGCAGCGGGCACAGATCGCCGCCCGCATGCCGGCCTTCGAGGGGGCGCGCCTCACGGATTCGTGGATGGGACCCTACGACATCACGCCGGACTGGAACCCGGTGCTGGGTCCCGCACCCGGCCTGCCCGGCCTGTACCTCGCCTACGGCTTCTCCGGGCACGGGTTCAAGCTGGCCCCGGCGGTCGGGCGCTGCGTGGCGCAATCCCTGCTGGGCGAGGCGCCCGACATCGACCTCGCCCCCTACCGCCCGCAACGCTTCAGGGAGGAAGCTCTACTCCTGGGGGCCTACGGCGGGGGGTCCATCTCCTAG
- a CDS encoding amidase family protein, protein MLSTRGPVVHRLAVRRPGFRPHIAWGLVLAAVASGARLSAQAVDAAGSAPFEVWEASIPELQAALESGRVSSTELVDAYLARIAAYDRAGPTLNAIIRLHPTAREQARRLDAERASGRVRGPLHGIPILLKDNYDTFDMPTAGSTVALAGWTPPDDAFQVRKLREAGAIILAKTNMHELAAGITSISSLGGQTRNPYDPARNPGGSSGGTGAAVAASFGAVGWGSDTCGSIRIPSSVHNLVGLRPTKGLSSIDGLIPLSHTQDTGGPLARSVVDLAIALDATVGADAADPATEAMRGREPVGFRAALDAGALAGTRIGALTEWLSDSGAEAPVTAAVRAALDAMAAAGAEIVDIEIPEQDSLLANTGVIGHEFAVDLAEYLAAAGGGPVASLGEIVELGLHHEQLDGTFRRRSEAGPRDEAAYAEALERQAALREAIVAFMDAERLDAIAYPTLRRDPARIGSPPVGGTCQLAAHSGLPAISAPAGFTRTGMPTGVELIGRPFDDARLVSFAYALERAIEPRRAPPRTPPLVDGRAPEPIRFSVVGDGGWAGRPAAPRLHGSFSLDLPRGTLRYLISTSGLGPADAHAIVLQRRGSGTRPNAVVRRLSGPGHASAEGTLTLSAADLDDLLAGRIELALYTADRPRGAVRLVLAPEG, encoded by the coding sequence ATGCTCAGCACCCGGGGTCCCGTTGTCCATCGCCTCGCCGTCCGCCGCCCTGGGTTCCGCCCCCACATCGCGTGGGGTCTCGTGTTGGCGGCCGTCGCGTCGGGGGCACGGCTCTCCGCCCAGGCCGTGGACGCCGCCGGGTCGGCGCCGTTCGAGGTATGGGAGGCTTCGATCCCCGAGCTTCAGGCGGCGCTCGAGTCGGGCCGGGTGAGCTCGACCGAGCTGGTGGACGCCTACCTGGCCCGGATCGCGGCGTACGACCGGGCGGGGCCGACGCTCAACGCGATCATCCGTCTCCATCCCACGGCGAGGGAGCAGGCGCGGCGGCTCGACGCGGAGCGCGCGTCGGGGCGGGTGCGGGGGCCGCTGCACGGGATCCCCATCCTTCTCAAGGACAACTACGACACCTTCGACATGCCCACGGCCGGGTCGACGGTCGCGCTCGCGGGGTGGACGCCGCCGGACGACGCCTTCCAGGTGCGGAAGCTGCGCGAGGCGGGGGCGATCATCCTCGCCAAGACGAACATGCACGAGCTGGCGGCGGGGATCACGAGCATCAGCTCGCTCGGCGGGCAGACGCGGAACCCGTACGATCCGGCGCGGAACCCCGGCGGCTCCTCCGGCGGGACGGGCGCCGCGGTGGCGGCGAGCTTCGGCGCCGTGGGGTGGGGGTCGGACACGTGCGGCTCGATTCGCATCCCGTCGTCGGTCCACAACCTCGTCGGGCTGCGGCCGACGAAGGGGTTGTCGAGCATCGACGGGCTCATCCCGCTCTCGCACACGCAGGATACGGGCGGGCCGCTGGCGCGCTCCGTCGTGGATCTCGCGATCGCCCTCGACGCGACGGTGGGCGCGGATGCGGCGGATCCGGCCACGGAGGCCATGCGCGGCCGGGAGCCCGTCGGCTTCCGCGCGGCGCTCGACGCGGGGGCGCTGGCGGGGACGCGCATCGGGGCTCTGACGGAGTGGCTGTCGGATTCGGGCGCGGAAGCTCCGGTCACGGCGGCGGTTCGGGCCGCCCTCGACGCGATGGCTGCGGCGGGGGCGGAGATCGTCGACATCGAGATCCCCGAGCAGGACTCGCTGCTCGCGAACACGGGCGTGATCGGGCACGAATTCGCCGTGGATCTCGCCGAGTACCTGGCCGCGGCCGGCGGTGGGCCGGTGGCGTCGCTCGGGGAAATCGTGGAACTGGGACTGCACCACGAGCAGCTCGACGGCACATTCCGGCGGCGCAGCGAGGCGGGCCCGCGCGACGAGGCGGCCTACGCCGAGGCGCTGGAACGGCAGGCCGCGCTGCGGGAAGCGATCGTGGCGTTCATGGACGCGGAGCGGCTCGACGCGATCGCCTACCCGACGCTGCGGCGCGATCCCGCGCGGATCGGCTCACCGCCGGTCGGAGGGACGTGCCAGTTGGCCGCGCACAGCGGGCTCCCGGCGATCAGCGCGCCCGCGGGTTTCACGCGGACCGGGATGCCGACCGGCGTCGAGCTGATCGGCCGCCCGTTCGACGATGCGCGCCTGGTCTCGTTCGCGTACGCGCTCGAACGGGCGATCGAGCCGCGCCGCGCGCCACCCCGCACGCCCCCGCTCGTGGACGGCCGCGCGCCGGAACCGATCCGCTTCAGCGTCGTCGGCGACGGCGGGTGGGCCGGGCGGCCCGCCGCCCCTCGGCTCCACGGCAGTTTCAGCCTCGACCTGCCGCGCGGCACGCTGCGCTACCTCATCTCCACGTCCGGCCTCGGGCCGGCGGACGCCCACGCGATCGTGCTCCAGCGCCGGGGCAGCGGAACGCGGCCGAACGCGGTCGTGCGTCGTCTCTCCGGCCCGGGCCACGCATCGGCCGAGGGCACGCTGACGCTGAGCGCCGCCGACCTCGACGACCTCCTCGCGGGGCGGATCGAACTCGCGCTCTACACCGCCGACCGCCCGCGCGGCGCCGTCCGGCTCGTGCTCGCCCCGGAGGGCTGA
- a CDS encoding PaaI family thioesterase: MSEALQEKYAPESICFGCGPANPEGLRLRSFPAAGEGHEVVAEWTPGPNHRSFPGILNGGIIGTLLDCQCNWCAAHYFMRARGLDHPPVTVTAEYTVRLRKPTPPDAPVQLRARIAEAGERKVVVEAELLSGGECTATCSGVFVAIEEAHLAHGNR; encoded by the coding sequence GTGAGTGAGGCGCTGCAGGAAAAGTACGCGCCCGAGTCGATCTGTTTCGGCTGCGGCCCGGCGAATCCGGAGGGGCTCCGGCTGCGCAGCTTCCCCGCGGCGGGCGAGGGCCACGAGGTGGTGGCCGAATGGACGCCCGGGCCGAATCACCGGTCGTTCCCGGGCATCCTCAACGGAGGGATCATCGGGACGCTGCTCGACTGCCAGTGTAACTGGTGCGCCGCACACTACTTCATGCGTGCACGCGGCCTGGACCATCCGCCCGTCACGGTGACGGCCGAATACACGGTCCGGCTCCGGAAGCCGACCCCGCCGGACGCCCCGGTGCAACTTCGAGCGCGGATCGCCGAGGCCGGTGAGCGCAAGGTCGTGGTCGAAGCCGAACTGCTGTCCGGCGGCGAGTGCACGGCCACGTGCTCGGGGGTCTTCGTGGCCATCGAGGAAGCGCATCTGGCACATGGAAACCGATAA